One Pyrus communis chromosome 13, drPyrComm1.1, whole genome shotgun sequence genomic window carries:
- the LOC137711881 gene encoding uncharacterized protein produces MPPLCCVGDFLDSKTSCDLLQERLRKENTSTYRRLCPTLACLKQRNHRHQQLWLRSSSSSSSPPKFNSLFTLSDSVRLYSSRPRVVILDADMINHTWCGEMQACCSVLWVYFDYMRSFRVEFDEFFEEGMISEIEVGLGPCGELWYPSYPERHGWKYPGIGEFQVP; encoded by the exons ATGCCCCCCCTGTGCTGCGTTGGGGACTTTCTTGATTCAA AAACCAGCTGTGATCTGTTGCAAGAAAGACTCAGAAAAGAAAATACCTCTACATACCGAAGATTATGTCCAACTTTAGCATGCTTGAAACAG CGGAATCACCGCCACCAACAGCTATGGCTGCGCAGTTCGTCGTCGTCCAGTAGTCCTCCGAAATTCAACTCTCTCTTTACTCTCTCCGACTCAGTGCGTCTCTATTCTTCCAG GCCCAGGGTTGTGATTCTGGATGCTGACATGATTAACCACACTTGGTGCGGAGAAATGCAAGCATGTTGCAGCGTATTATGG GTTTACTTCGACTACATGAGGAGCTTcagagttgaatttgatgagttTTTTGAGGAAGGAATGATATCAGAAATTGAAGTTGGATTAGGTCCGTGTGGAGAGCTATGGTATCCTTCTTATCCTGAACGGCATGGTTGGAAATATCCTGGTATTGGTGAATTCCAGGTACCTTAA